One genomic window of Conexivisphaerales archaeon includes the following:
- a CDS encoding amidohydrolase produces MVKFAKELPKRRKLLIEHAVIITMDGQRRIIKDGSIAVDDGVITGLGKKDEVKVQFSPDIKIDAKGMIAVPGFIDTHIHLAQALLRGVADDLSLVEWLYRRVWPLQGNYTPREGLISSALCMLEMIKSGTSTFLESGLHTRYGNFAIAELLEASGMRGILSKMVMDGTGYASASNIMHPGMVEDKDECLKEARQLHSLWEGRDSGRIRVWLAARSLGAVSPNLLREVSSVASELGTGITMHLNEVVDDSKYSLSNYGVLPVMHMKNCGILGSKTVFAHMVWATDEEISLLAKTGSSVSHCPSSNSKLASGIARVPEMMDAGVNVSLGCDGAPSNNTYDMIREMKLASLIQKARLLNPTILHAMKVLEMATVNGASALGLQKEVGSLEVGKRADIAIIDINNEHSTPSFDPVSTLVYTSSGSDVDTLIVDGRVIMKRRKVLTLDEPMIIEEAAKAAVELLDRSGIRLNTHNT; encoded by the coding sequence TTGGTCAAATTTGCGAAGGAATTACCAAAAAGGCGAAAGCTGCTCATAGAGCATGCGGTCATAATAACGATGGATGGTCAAAGAAGGATTATCAAAGATGGTAGCATAGCGGTCGATGATGGTGTCATCACTGGGCTTGGTAAGAAAGACGAAGTAAAGGTTCAGTTCAGTCCAGATATCAAGATCGATGCAAAAGGGATGATAGCTGTTCCCGGTTTCATAGACACTCACATTCACCTTGCACAGGCTCTGCTGAGGGGTGTTGCAGACGACCTATCGTTGGTAGAATGGCTGTACAGAAGGGTCTGGCCTCTTCAGGGAAACTACACACCAAGAGAAGGGCTGATAAGCTCTGCGCTTTGCATGCTCGAGATGATCAAGAGCGGCACTTCGACCTTTCTCGAATCTGGGCTGCATACAAGGTATGGAAACTTCGCCATAGCAGAACTGCTGGAGGCTTCCGGGATGAGAGGAATACTGTCAAAGATGGTGATGGACGGCACTGGCTATGCATCAGCATCCAACATAATGCATCCAGGGATGGTTGAAGACAAGGATGAATGTCTCAAGGAGGCAAGACAGCTTCACAGCCTCTGGGAAGGTAGAGATTCTGGAAGGATCAGGGTATGGCTTGCAGCCAGGTCTCTTGGAGCAGTAAGTCCGAACCTTCTCAGAGAGGTTTCCAGCGTTGCATCAGAGCTGGGGACAGGGATAACGATGCATCTGAATGAGGTGGTTGACGATTCGAAGTATTCACTCAGCAACTACGGGGTTCTACCTGTAATGCACATGAAGAATTGCGGTATACTTGGCAGTAAAACAGTCTTTGCACACATGGTATGGGCTACAGATGAAGAAATTTCTCTCTTGGCGAAGACTGGCAGCAGTGTCTCCCATTGTCCCTCCTCAAACTCAAAGCTGGCATCAGGAATAGCAAGGGTTCCAGAGATGATGGATGCAGGAGTGAACGTTTCTCTTGGTTGTGATGGAGCTCCAAGTAACAACACATACGATATGATCAGAGAGATGAAGCTTGCTTCGCTTATTCAGAAGGCTAGATTGCTGAATCCTACGATACTGCATGCTATGAAGGTATTGGAGATGGCCACAGTGAACGGCGCCTCTGCTTTAGGTCTGCAGAAGGAGGTCGGGTCTCTGGAAGTGGGTAAGAGGGCTGACATAGCAATAATAGATATCAACAACGAGCACAGCACACCTTCTTTCGACCCCGTATCCACTCTGGTCTACACATCATCAGGAAGCGATGTGGATACTCTGATAGTCGATGGGAGGGTGATAATGAAGAGAAGGAAGGTTCTGACTCTTGACGAACCTATGATAATCGAAGAAGCGGCAAAGGCAGCTGTGGAACTGCTCGATAGAAGTGGCATCAGGCTGAATACGCATAATACTTAA